Proteins from a single region of Streptomyces glaucescens:
- a CDS encoding tryptophan halogenase family protein — protein sequence MAKSVVIVGGGTAGWMTASYLKAAFGERLSVTLVESKNVPTIGVGEASFSTIRHFFSYLGLQETDWMPDCHATYKLAIRYDNWRAEGHHFYHPFERPRVVEGVSLADWWLHKRPSEDYDRDCSVIAALCDAKRSPRRLGGALLAPELGAQDPVSMSRSTMDEQKTQFPYAYQFDATLLAKLLTGYGTDRGVRHVLDDVVDIAVDERGHISHVRTKESGDLAGDLFIDCTGFRGMLLNKALGVPFISYQDTLPNDSAVALRVPMEMADQGMGPYTRASAQAAGWIWTIPLHGRVGTGYVYASDYCTPEEAERTLRAYWGPAADDLTANHIKMRIGRSENSWVNNCVAIGLSSGFVEPLESTGIFFIQNAIEQLVKHFPGGPNDEQLRKSYNRQVANVMDGVREFLVLHYVAAKRNDNDYWRDAKTRRMPDALGARIEQWQAKLPDPDTIFPYYHGFEPYSYTAMILGLGGLDVRPLPGLAMMDDVAAEKELRLVRDQAKSLVETLPSHWDYIAHLNDRAGARA from the coding sequence ATGGCCAAGAGCGTTGTCATCGTGGGCGGCGGTACGGCGGGCTGGATGACCGCCTCGTATCTGAAGGCGGCGTTCGGCGAGCGGCTCTCGGTGACTCTCGTCGAATCCAAGAACGTGCCCACCATCGGTGTCGGTGAGGCGTCCTTCAGCACGATCCGCCACTTCTTCTCCTACCTCGGCCTCCAGGAGACCGACTGGATGCCGGACTGCCACGCCACCTACAAGCTGGCCATCCGCTACGACAACTGGCGGGCCGAGGGGCACCACTTCTACCACCCCTTCGAGCGGCCGCGCGTGGTCGAGGGCGTGTCGCTCGCCGACTGGTGGCTGCACAAGCGGCCCAGCGAGGACTACGACCGGGACTGTTCGGTGATCGCCGCGCTCTGCGACGCCAAGCGCTCGCCGCGCCGGCTCGGCGGAGCCCTGCTGGCGCCCGAGCTGGGCGCGCAGGACCCGGTCTCCATGTCCCGGTCCACCATGGACGAGCAGAAGACCCAGTTCCCCTACGCCTACCAGTTCGACGCCACGCTGCTGGCGAAGCTGCTCACCGGATACGGCACCGACCGCGGGGTCCGGCACGTGCTGGACGACGTGGTCGACATCGCGGTCGACGAGCGCGGTCACATCAGCCACGTCCGCACCAAGGAGAGCGGCGACCTCGCGGGCGACCTCTTCATCGACTGCACCGGCTTCCGCGGCATGCTGCTCAACAAGGCGCTCGGTGTGCCCTTCATCTCCTACCAGGACACCCTGCCGAACGACAGCGCGGTCGCGCTGCGCGTGCCCATGGAGATGGCCGACCAGGGGATGGGCCCCTACACCCGGGCCAGCGCCCAGGCGGCGGGCTGGATCTGGACCATCCCGCTGCACGGGCGGGTCGGCACCGGTTACGTCTACGCCAGCGACTACTGCACGCCGGAGGAGGCGGAGCGCACGCTGCGCGCCTACTGGGGGCCGGCCGCGGACGACCTGACCGCCAACCACATCAAGATGCGCATCGGCCGCAGCGAGAACTCCTGGGTCAACAACTGCGTGGCGATCGGCCTGTCCAGCGGGTTCGTCGAGCCGCTGGAGTCGACGGGCATCTTCTTCATCCAGAACGCCATCGAGCAGCTGGTGAAGCACTTCCCGGGCGGCCCGAACGACGAGCAGCTGCGCAAGTCGTACAACCGCCAGGTGGCCAACGTCATGGACGGCGTGCGGGAGTTCCTCGTGCTCCACTACGTCGCCGCCAAGCGCAACGACAACGACTACTGGCGGGACGCCAAGACCCGCAGGATGCCCGACGCGCTCGGTGCCCGCATCGAGCAGTGGCAGGCGAAGCTCCCCGACCCGGACACCATCTTCCCCTACTACCACGGGTTCGAGCCCTACTCGTACACGGCGATGATCCTGGGCCTCGGCGGTCTGGACGTACGGCCGCTGCCCGGCCTGGCGATGATGGACGACGTCGCCGCCGAGAAGGAACTGCGGCTCGTCCGTGACCAGGCCAAGTCCCTGGTGGAGACGCTGCCGAGCCACTGGGACTACATCGCGCACCTCAACGACCGCGCGGGGGCGCGCGCGTAA
- a CDS encoding pyridoxal phosphate-dependent aminotransferase encodes MSQEILSAAESIPSSCLHRIFRAAEKREEESGVAVTKLHVGDPYFNPSDDVAEAFMDAVRRGETKYTGVEGLPQLRAAVVEKLRADNEVDSAVSRLLISPGSCQGLAALLQSLAEPGAEILLPELHWPVHLQQSLLAGFRPVLYPLGADLRPDPEAIAAAATPRTRVLLINSPANPTGVVLDRAELTALLDLARGRGWQVISDEAYEHFLYEREHISTASLERDVPVDERIVHSVFSFSKSFAMTGYRLGYVALANDRAADVMKVVQEANIIGTSTPVQYAGIAALNSRADSTAANRKLVQRNRDVALPPLIRAGLLRELPAGGWYAMLDVARTGLDAETFATRLLERKGVAVVPGEGFAMRPDVDERGRVRSHDYAPWARHLVRIAFCVDPVALETGVRGLLEFVEECADGGAA; translated from the coding sequence GTGAGCCAAGAGATCCTGTCCGCCGCCGAATCCATCCCCTCCTCGTGTCTGCACCGCATCTTCCGGGCCGCGGAGAAGCGGGAGGAGGAGTCCGGCGTCGCGGTGACTAAGCTGCACGTCGGCGACCCCTACTTCAATCCGTCCGACGATGTCGCCGAAGCCTTCATGGACGCCGTGCGGCGGGGCGAGACCAAGTACACCGGTGTGGAGGGCCTGCCCCAACTGCGGGCGGCGGTGGTGGAGAAGCTCCGCGCGGACAACGAGGTGGACAGCGCGGTCTCCCGGCTGCTGATCTCGCCCGGTTCCTGCCAGGGCCTGGCCGCCCTGCTCCAGTCGCTGGCCGAGCCCGGCGCCGAGATCCTGCTGCCGGAGCTGCACTGGCCGGTCCACCTCCAGCAGAGTCTGCTCGCCGGTTTCCGCCCCGTGCTGTACCCGCTGGGCGCCGACCTGCGGCCCGACCCCGAGGCGATCGCCGCCGCCGCGACCCCGCGCACCCGCGTGCTGCTGATCAACTCGCCGGCCAACCCCACCGGCGTCGTCCTGGACCGAGCGGAGCTCACCGCCCTGCTGGACCTGGCCCGCGGCCGCGGCTGGCAGGTCATCAGCGACGAGGCCTACGAGCACTTCCTCTACGAGCGCGAGCACATCTCGACCGCCTCGCTGGAACGCGACGTCCCGGTCGACGAGCGGATCGTGCACAGCGTGTTCAGCTTCTCCAAGAGCTTCGCGATGACCGGGTACCGGCTGGGTTACGTGGCGCTGGCCAACGACCGGGCCGCCGACGTGATGAAGGTCGTCCAGGAGGCCAACATCATCGGCACGTCGACGCCCGTGCAGTACGCGGGGATCGCCGCGCTGAACAGCCGGGCCGACTCGACGGCGGCCAACCGCAAGCTGGTGCAGCGCAACCGGGACGTGGCGCTGCCGCCGCTGATCCGGGCCGGGCTGCTGCGGGAACTGCCGGCCGGCGGATGGTACGCGATGCTCGACGTGGCCAGGACCGGGCTGGACGCCGAGACCTTCGCGACCCGGCTGCTGGAGCGCAAGGGCGTCGCGGTCGTTCCGGGCGAGGGCTTCGCGATGCGCCCCGACGTCGACGAGCGGGGCCGGGTCCGCTCCCACGACTACGCGCCCTGGGCCCGGCATCTGGTCCGGATCGCCTTCTGCGTCGATCCGGTGGCGCTGGAGACCGGCGTGCGCGGGCTTCTGGAGTTCGTCGAGGAATGCGCCGACGGCGGGGCCGCATAG
- a CDS encoding response regulator transcription factor has protein sequence MGIDVMVFDDLHLSRSALTALLEQRDEIRVTGSVDSNLAALEFAELHRPDVAIISFEGRDRETVEIAEKIASLPHCRTLLLATACTRSVVRRAFTGEISGMLRRSAPPRRLFEAIHLVHQGERVFDAELTVAAVANGDCPLSMRQLSVLEHLSRGDTVMEIAAQLCLSEGTVRNYLSDMVTKLGARNRIDALRIARDSHWI, from the coding sequence GTGGGAATCGATGTCATGGTTTTCGATGACCTGCATTTGTCCCGATCCGCGCTCACCGCATTGCTCGAGCAGCGCGACGAGATCAGGGTCACCGGGTCGGTGGACAGTAATCTCGCCGCCCTGGAATTCGCCGAATTGCATCGCCCCGACGTGGCGATCATCAGCTTCGAAGGCCGGGACAGGGAAACAGTCGAGATCGCCGAGAAGATAGCGAGCCTGCCGCACTGCCGGACCCTGCTGCTCGCCACCGCGTGCACCCGCTCGGTCGTCCGCCGGGCCTTCACCGGTGAGATCTCCGGAATGCTCCGGCGCAGTGCGCCGCCGCGCCGGCTGTTCGAGGCCATACATCTGGTCCACCAGGGAGAACGCGTCTTCGACGCGGAATTGACGGTCGCGGCGGTGGCCAACGGCGACTGCCCCCTGAGCATGCGGCAGCTGTCCGTGCTCGAACACCTTTCCCGTGGTGACACCGTCATGGAGATCGCCGCCCAGCTGTGCCTGTCCGAAGGTACCGTGCGCAACTACCTCTCCGACATGGTGACGAAACTGGGCGCACGCAATCGAATCGACGCATTGCGTATCGCGCGGGATTCCCACTGGATCTGA